In Ferroplasma sp., a single window of DNA contains:
- a CDS encoding preprotein translocase subunit Sec61beta, with translation MAKDNQNENFQSGAGLIRYFNEEEIKGPAIDPKLIIYIGIAMGVIVELAKVFWPV, from the coding sequence ATGGCAAAGGACAACCAGAATGAAAACTTTCAGTCAGGAGCAGGTTTAATACGTTATTTTAATGAGGAGGAGATAAAAGGTCCGGCCATAGATCCCAAACTAATAATATATATTGGAATAGCCATGGGTGTTATTGTAGAACTTGCAAAGGTTTTCTGGCCAGTTTAA
- a CDS encoding S26 family signal peptidase: MRSAVHGRKSLFASLAFIIAVIFILVSITAYSGVFPPASVVESYSMEHSDKWQYGLIDEGTVVMVKKVNSINDITTYIKGREVNYSTYGEFGNVILYHNSALGVVTIHRAMFYLYWNGTSPEIRGYHGQPYIHVYGDSILLDNIGYAHRNLIVNVSGYTGDSGFITVGDHNLACLPEDSRYYNKTYNAYYASDQNIWGIKPVNLTTIVGKAYGYIPWVGLIKLNMLRMEGKWPREYYTHVPEYSYYGLFLSIMALLAVIFFPYRKACSKFKGKT, encoded by the coding sequence ATGAGAAGTGCCGTCCATGGCAGGAAAAGCCTTTTCGCATCACTGGCGTTTATCATTGCTGTTATTTTTATTCTTGTTTCAATAACAGCCTATTCAGGTGTTTTCCCACCGGCCAGTGTTGTTGAGTCCTACAGCATGGAACATTCAGACAAATGGCAGTACGGATTGATAGACGAGGGTACAGTTGTAATGGTAAAGAAGGTAAACAGCATAAATGATATCACAACTTATATAAAGGGCAGGGAGGTTAATTATTCAACATACGGTGAATTCGGAAATGTAATATTATACCACAATTCCGCTCTTGGTGTTGTTACAATCCACAGGGCAATGTTCTATCTTTACTGGAATGGCACATCTCCGGAGATCAGGGGTTACCATGGGCAGCCATACATTCATGTATACGGGGATTCCATCCTGCTGGATAACATCGGCTATGCACACAGGAACCTTATTGTAAATGTTTCAGGTTACACTGGTGATTCTGGATTCATAACGGTTGGTGACCATAACCTTGCATGCCTTCCAGAGGATTCCAGGTACTATAACAAAACCTATAACGCATATTATGCCTCCGATCAGAACATCTGGGGAATAAAGCCAGTGAACCTCACCACAATAGTGGGAAAGGCCTACGGCTACATTCCATGGGTCGGATTAATAAAGCTGAATATGCTAAGAATGGAGGGAAAATGGCCAAGGGAGTATTACACACATGTGCCTGAGTATTCCTATTATGGATTGTTCCTTTCAATCATGGCTTTACTTGCGGTAATTTTCTTCCCATACAGAAAGGCCTGCAGCAAATTCAAGGGAAAAACCTAA
- a CDS encoding mevalonate-3-kinase, with amino-acid sequence MEKYYVEVKAYPTIGILLLGGVSDSLKRLPRHTTAGIAYTGLNDEIYVKTDLYLSNERSGIINGKKIPEDSSRSPFIVIDKYKNDIIKRHPEYSEVSFISENKNVLSGSSDAGAAAIGECIESIFEYNINIFNFENDLQKISESAGRSLYGGFTINHANGRESLTDEILGPEDFQDFVIVGCKFSDERKPSDVIHENIIRHEKYQERVKNSEIRAKELEKLADSGDIKGIFEAGERDTLEYHSMLREVGVNIITEEMQKFIDKISGLKQEFWNSYIVTGGTNVFVAVEKGDKERVKDAAKEFNCDPVYLKVAGKPDVISKNF; translated from the coding sequence ATGGAAAAATATTACGTTGAGGTCAAAGCATATCCTACAATAGGAATACTTCTACTTGGTGGTGTATCTGATAGCCTAAAAAGGCTCCCCAGGCATACCACTGCAGGAATAGCCTATACAGGGCTTAACGATGAAATATATGTTAAAACCGATCTCTACCTTTCCAATGAGAGGTCAGGAATAATTAATGGAAAGAAAATCCCGGAGGATTCCAGCAGGTCTCCATTTATTGTTATAGACAAGTATAAAAATGACATAATCAAAAGGCATCCCGAGTACAGTGAGGTATCCTTTATATCTGAGAATAAGAATGTCCTGAGCGGGAGTTCAGATGCCGGTGCGGCCGCAATAGGTGAATGCATAGAATCAATATTTGAGTACAACATTAATATATTCAATTTTGAGAACGATCTTCAGAAAATATCTGAAAGTGCCGGCAGAAGCCTTTATGGCGGGTTTACAATTAATCATGCAAATGGCAGGGAATCACTTACAGATGAAATTCTTGGACCGGAAGATTTCCAGGATTTTGTCATCGTGGGATGCAAATTTTCAGATGAGAGGAAACCATCAGACGTAATCCATGAGAACATTATCAGGCACGAAAAGTACCAGGAGAGGGTGAAAAATTCTGAAATACGTGCCAAGGAACTGGAGAAACTTGCCGACAGTGGAGATATAAAGGGCATATTCGAGGCCGGGGAAAGAGATACACTGGAATACCATTCCATGCTCCGTGAGGTTGGCGTAAACATTATTACGGAGGAAATGCAGAAATTTATCGATAAAATTTCCGGGCTTAAACAGGAATTCTGGAATTCATACATAGTTACCGGTGGAACAAATGTTTTCGTGGCAGTGGAGAAAGGCGATAAGGAAAGGGTAAAGGATGCTGCAAAGGAATTTAACTGTGATCCTGTGTACCTGAAAGTTGCCGGAAAGCCTGATGTAATTTCCAAAAACTTCTGA
- a CDS encoding CBS domain-containing protein: MDYKVSDIMTKNPLCYTVPSSISEVIKILIKNNVTGIPIKNSQNKYQGIITRRDIFYNPDETQTALVMRKAPPVNQNDPVEAAAIQLYTQKKRHVAVVNDDNEIVGILTPQNFLNLIKEKYGKVKVKNVMEYSSVPCWEDTPLSVALLMMNLSQIYSFPVVDKNAKFTGLVTDRDIFDRVKMYETIESSEAGIADDEDPWSWDGIKNVFTYFIAKSNITVPDIPVKKLLVKDPQVIYLESDLEDAVKLMAQRNYNQLPVLTGHGDIYGMLYDIEIMKIFKD; this comes from the coding sequence ATGGATTATAAAGTTTCAGATATAATGACAAAGAATCCACTGTGCTACACAGTTCCCAGTTCTATTTCAGAGGTTATAAAAATACTCATTAAAAACAACGTAACAGGAATACCAATAAAAAATAGCCAGAACAAATACCAGGGCATAATAACCAGGAGGGATATTTTTTACAATCCAGATGAAACCCAGACTGCACTTGTAATGAGAAAGGCACCGCCGGTGAACCAGAATGACCCGGTTGAGGCCGCAGCAATACAGCTTTACACACAGAAGAAAAGGCACGTTGCAGTTGTAAATGACGATAACGAAATTGTGGGAATACTTACACCACAGAACTTCCTGAACCTGATAAAGGAAAAATATGGAAAGGTCAAGGTTAAAAACGTCATGGAATACAGCTCTGTGCCGTGCTGGGAGGATACACCCCTGTCAGTGGCTCTCCTGATGATGAATCTGTCACAGATATATTCTTTCCCTGTGGTTGATAAAAATGCCAAATTCACTGGACTTGTTACGGACAGGGATATATTTGACAGGGTAAAAATGTATGAAACTATTGAATCCAGTGAGGCTGGCATAGCAGATGACGAGGATCCATGGTCCTGGGACGGAATCAAAAATGTGTTCACCTATTTCATAGCAAAATCAAACATAACTGTACCGGATATACCTGTAAAAAAACTGCTGGTAAAGGATCCGCAGGTAATATACCTTGAATCGGATCTGGAGGATGCGGTAAAGCTCATGGCACAGAGAAATTACAACCAGCTTCCGGTGCTGACCGGCCATGGTGACATATACGGCATGCTGTACGATATCGAGATCATGAAAATATTCAAGGATTAA
- a CDS encoding glycine--tRNA ligase, with protein MYEEAVELAKRRGFFWPSFSIYGGFAGLYDYGPLGVLLKDNIVRIWKEEYLNDGAIFLDSPNVTPEPVFRASGHLARFSDLAAECEHCKNKFKLETVLEFNKIKNVPATLNDAEDLVRESDLKCPVCGSIIKKVYDFNLMYRVTGDYYLRPETAQGIFVNFKLLANYNRGKLPMIVGQHGKGFRNEISPRQSLIRLREFNQCETEVFLDPEDLEFGKLYDFKKITIRPNTGEELHISVKEAYEMGVISSQAFAYFVLKTQIILEKMGISNERLRFRQHDPDERAHYAADSWDAEGLIDSDWFEIVGIANRTDFDLKNHEGSSGEQMRININGRDVMPYVIEPSYGIDRILLTLISQSMDKRDGKNLLRLPYYMAPYHIAVFPLMKKDNLREKAEEVYSSLKNIDSYVLYDEAGTIGKRYARQDEIGTPYCITVDYQTLEDNTVTLRNRDTSDQERIKIEDLLRDGYIKNLMDNRLKL; from the coding sequence ATGTACGAGGAGGCTGTTGAACTTGCAAAGAGAAGGGGCTTTTTCTGGCCATCATTCTCCATCTACGGTGGTTTTGCCGGCTTATATGATTACGGTCCCCTGGGGGTTCTTCTCAAGGACAATATAGTAAGGATATGGAAGGAAGAGTACCTGAACGATGGTGCCATATTCCTGGATTCACCCAATGTTACACCAGAACCGGTGTTCAGGGCGTCAGGCCATCTAGCCAGGTTTTCTGATCTTGCTGCTGAGTGCGAACACTGCAAAAATAAATTCAAGCTTGAGACAGTGCTTGAGTTCAATAAAATTAAGAATGTTCCGGCAACATTGAATGATGCAGAGGACCTTGTTAGGGAGTCTGATCTGAAATGCCCGGTATGCGGAAGCATAATAAAGAAGGTCTATGATTTTAATTTAATGTACAGGGTTACCGGGGATTACTACCTCAGGCCCGAAACTGCACAGGGAATTTTTGTGAATTTCAAACTTCTGGCCAACTATAACCGGGGGAAACTTCCAATGATTGTTGGGCAGCATGGAAAGGGATTCAGAAATGAGATATCCCCCAGGCAGAGCCTCATAAGGCTGAGGGAATTCAACCAGTGTGAAACAGAGGTATTTCTTGATCCGGAGGACCTTGAATTCGGAAAACTTTATGATTTTAAAAAGATCACAATAAGGCCCAATACAGGAGAGGAACTTCACATCTCAGTGAAGGAAGCATATGAAATGGGAGTTATCAGCAGCCAGGCTTTCGCATACTTTGTCCTGAAAACCCAGATAATACTGGAGAAAATGGGAATATCCAACGAGAGGCTCAGATTCAGGCAGCATGATCCTGATGAAAGGGCACATTATGCTGCAGATTCCTGGGATGCTGAGGGATTGATTGACAGTGATTGGTTTGAAATAGTGGGAATAGCAAACAGGACTGATTTTGACCTGAAAAACCATGAAGGCAGCTCTGGAGAGCAGATGAGGATAAATATTAACGGAAGGGATGTGATGCCATATGTGATAGAGCCATCATACGGTATTGACCGTATCCTTCTTACACTTATATCCCAGAGCATGGACAAAAGGGACGGCAAGAATCTGCTGAGACTGCCATACTATATGGCACCATATCATATTGCCGTTTTTCCATTAATGAAGAAGGACAATCTCAGGGAAAAGGCAGAGGAGGTTTACTCAAGCCTGAAAAATATTGACAGTTATGTGTTATATGATGAGGCCGGAACCATTGGGAAGAGATACGCAAGGCAGGATGAGATCGGGACACCTTACTGCATTACAGTGGATTACCAGACTTTAGAGGATAATACAGTTACACTGAGAAATAGGGATACATCAGATCAGGAGAGGATCAAAATTGAGGATCTGCTTAGGGATGGTTATATAAAAAATTTAATGGACAACAGATTAAAATTATAA
- a CDS encoding trypsin-like peptidase domain-containing protein, whose product MEGIEALNKNMVDIAEKASKAVVSINSTLKVQSYGYGIAPVKGSGSGFIITPDGYVLTNNHVVEGSEEVEVILSDGSSYTGTVAGRDPQTDVAIVKLPGSGFPVLELGDSEAIKTGSLVLAIGNALGLPGGHTVSMGVISAKNRPMPWADFIFEGLLQTDAAINPGNSGGPLVDMSGRAVGINTAIIAQANGIGFSIPVNTVKKELHDMISTGRVNRQYIGISGMEVNSSIARRYGTGTDRGVMVARIDPDSPAYRSGLRPGDVITEFGGKPVNSMRDLIKYVSEMSGSSDAVFMRGRNRYKTTITMKNTRGKKIFITD is encoded by the coding sequence ATGGAAGGAATAGAAGCATTAAATAAAAATATGGTGGATATAGCAGAGAAGGCAAGCAAGGCGGTTGTAAGCATTAACAGCACCCTGAAGGTGCAGTCCTACGGTTACGGAATTGCACCTGTGAAGGGATCCGGATCAGGTTTTATAATAACTCCTGATGGCTATGTGCTTACCAATAACCATGTGGTTGAGGGATCTGAGGAAGTTGAGGTAATACTCAGCGATGGAAGCAGTTATACCGGAACCGTGGCAGGAAGGGACCCGCAGACCGATGTGGCCATAGTAAAGCTACCAGGCAGTGGGTTCCCTGTCCTTGAACTTGGGGATTCAGAGGCAATAAAAACTGGATCGCTCGTTCTTGCAATAGGCAACGCCCTGGGGCTTCCAGGAGGGCACACGGTTTCCATGGGTGTTATAAGTGCAAAGAACAGGCCCATGCCCTGGGCAGATTTTATCTTTGAGGGTCTACTTCAAACTGATGCAGCAATCAATCCCGGCAACAGTGGAGGCCCACTGGTGGATATGTCAGGCAGGGCTGTTGGAATAAACACTGCAATAATTGCCCAGGCAAACGGAATCGGTTTCTCCATTCCGGTAAATACTGTAAAGAAAGAATTACATGACATGATATCAACCGGCAGGGTCAACAGGCAGTACATAGGCATATCAGGAATGGAGGTAAACAGCAGCATTGCCAGAAGATATGGCACAGGAACAGATAGAGGTGTCATGGTTGCAAGGATTGACCCGGATTCGCCTGCATACAGATCGGGGCTGAGACCCGGGGATGTCATAACAGAATTTGGCGGAAAACCGGTAAATTCAATGCGCGACCTGATAAAGTATGTATCGGAGATGTCAGGCAGCAGCGATGCAGTGTTCATGAGGGGCAGAAACAGGTACAAAACTACCATAACAATGAAAAATACAAGGGGAAAGAAGATATTTATAACCGACTGA
- a CDS encoding winged helix-turn-helix transcriptional regulator, which produces MTYLELREIGKGQEYARKYSEIMRQWTVPVLIAIGKFNGAGFNRIKKEVKGINNTSLSATLSILEKYGLLERVIIPAKPVRVNYSFTEKGREFYSMCVSLASFIEDLPDKQ; this is translated from the coding sequence TTGACTTACCTAGAGCTAAGGGAAATCGGGAAGGGACAGGAATACGCCAGAAAATACTCAGAAATAATGAGGCAGTGGACTGTGCCGGTGTTAATAGCAATTGGAAAATTCAATGGCGCGGGCTTCAACAGAATAAAAAAGGAGGTAAAGGGAATCAATAATACCAGTTTATCGGCTACATTATCAATTCTGGAAAAATATGGCTTGCTGGAAAGGGTTATAATACCGGCAAAGCCTGTGAGGGTTAACTATTCATTTACTGAGAAAGGTAGAGAATTTTATAGCATGTGCGTAAGCCTTGCCTCTTTCATAGAAGATCTGCCTGATAAGCAGTGA
- a CDS encoding amino acid permease, with translation MTETSATRGEFTRHLTFKDVFFLSFGGMSPLLSILTYAAYAITIAGFDAPIVMVIGMLLVLINGLSVTQLSKRFSSSGGYYTYAFQALSARIGFDTGWMYIFYSILYALAYLTGAIFIIITVLGISEYYAFLLIMVPSVTFLLVGIKLSSKYALYAVAIEIALMVTIVFFSFVMTRGAVYIPNPAIYHISGGDFALGILFAMGIPTGYGSIAPVSGEITNPKKVVGRSVISVILIGGTLATLMIYAFANLILQNHIIIPVSDKLPVIGIILNDFGKYGIYLYFAVAIATINDSILAILSFGSAASRTFFRMGYDRSFPQIFARKVKDNPLVATGFVSAIMIALPLFILHYITAETAFIFLGTISALGGLFIHVSANFSLIRVGLRRGKRLMSRAKAGVFSYLSDFKEVILALVGAIISSIVLIYSAYSTVSWYTSLFLVWIVVGFVLSEVKAIVTKTSDDTLDISKEGKILAENLMNIKVMDARIPGLDVIVGINDTLQSALEKLLSKNIPYAIVVDENMKPVGTLYVIDILLLPKEAIERGKVNQLHLEKVVNINVNDEVTDAVRILKENNVNILSIVDGSGKCTGTITEREVLLKLASTEKPVVD, from the coding sequence ATGACAGAAACGTCCGCCACCCGTGGTGAATTTACAAGGCATCTAACATTTAAGGACGTATTTTTCCTTTCCTTCGGGGGCATGTCACCACTGCTCAGCATTCTTACCTATGCAGCATATGCCATAACAATTGCAGGTTTTGACGCACCAATTGTAATGGTGATAGGTATGCTTCTGGTACTTATAAATGGGTTGTCAGTTACCCAGCTTTCAAAACGGTTCTCCTCCTCGGGAGGATATTATACATATGCTTTCCAGGCCCTTTCTGCCAGAATCGGATTTGATACAGGCTGGATGTATATATTTTATTCTATATTATATGCACTTGCATATCTTACAGGTGCAATATTTATTATAATAACTGTCCTGGGAATTTCTGAATATTATGCATTTCTCCTTATAATGGTCCCATCTGTTACATTCCTGCTGGTGGGCATCAAGTTATCATCAAAATATGCATTGTATGCAGTTGCCATTGAAATAGCACTTATGGTAACCATCGTATTTTTCTCATTTGTCATGACCAGGGGGGCCGTATACATACCCAATCCTGCAATTTACCATATTTCAGGTGGGGATTTCGCCCTGGGCATACTATTTGCCATGGGAATTCCCACAGGATATGGATCCATTGCGCCTGTCTCAGGTGAGATCACAAATCCAAAGAAGGTAGTTGGCAGGAGTGTAATTTCTGTGATTCTTATTGGCGGGACCCTGGCCACACTTATGATATATGCCTTTGCAAATTTAATACTTCAGAACCATATTATAATACCGGTAAGCGATAAGCTTCCTGTTATCGGGATAATCCTCAATGATTTCGGGAAATATGGCATATATCTTTACTTCGCTGTTGCAATAGCAACCATAAACGACTCCATTCTAGCCATTCTCTCCTTCGGGTCTGCGGCATCCAGGACATTTTTCAGGATGGGCTATGACAGATCATTCCCACAAATATTTGCAAGGAAGGTCAAGGACAATCCATTGGTAGCAACAGGCTTTGTCAGTGCCATAATGATTGCACTTCCACTTTTCATCCTGCATTATATAACCGCAGAGACGGCATTTATATTCCTTGGAACCATATCTGCACTGGGCGGCCTATTCATACATGTAAGTGCCAACTTTTCACTGATACGTGTAGGTTTGAGAAGGGGAAAGAGGCTGATGTCCCGTGCAAAAGCAGGAGTATTTTCATATCTTTCTGATTTTAAGGAGGTTATACTGGCCCTTGTAGGGGCTATAATAAGCTCCATAGTGCTTATATATTCAGCATATTCTACGGTTTCCTGGTATACCTCATTGTTCCTTGTGTGGATAGTGGTGGGATTCGTATTATCAGAGGTAAAGGCCATAGTTACCAAAACCTCTGATGATACCCTGGATATAAGCAAGGAGGGTAAGATACTGGCGGAGAACCTCATGAATATTAAGGTGATGGATGCACGGATTCCGGGGCTGGACGTCATTGTTGGCATAAACGACACATTGCAATCTGCACTTGAGAAACTCCTCTCAAAAAATATACCCTATGCCATAGTTGTGGATGAAAATATGAAGCCGGTTGGAACCCTTTATGTCATAGATATCCTGCTTCTTCCCAAGGAGGCCATAGAGCGTGGAAAGGTTAACCAGCTTCACCTGGAGAAGGTAGTAAATATAAACGTCAACGATGAGGTTACAGATGCTGTAAGAATATTGAAGGAAAATAATGTAAATATACTTTCCATAGTAGATGGATCAGGAAAATGCACAGGAACAATCACTGAAAGGGAAGTTCTCTTAAAACTGGCAAGCACGGAAAAGCCCGTAGTGGATTGA
- a CDS encoding SufD family Fe-S cluster assembly protein, protein MIENYLETLNSRFHDFDIEYRKQAYINYLRYPDPAYKESPDKKSYVTITEKDLERMAFGELSVSIKKEEKIDNEYDLVVTDSDFIVSGRKKDVYMSSMKAAFTEKPDLFRDYADKLFGKYNKENLINFSYENGYFISVPDSTKTELKIQSIQDSNSSFTFKNVIVVGKNSSVEITDVYRKHGDGNGVHGRNIYIFCLEGSHVKYNYIQAEGEDTVNLTYLRPVLYDNSEIRIIDVNTGGSRVLYNHESEMHANTTMKSYGVNISRADQEMDIWDSSLQYGKYSNCDINIKGVVLDRSSTMHRGNIDIEPDGIKSTGFYGSAILLMSEDGKGNSKPALLIKNNDTKSKHSSAISSLDPEQIFYLRSRGLSEEESKDLIINGFIGYIADITDNEFLKKQLNDILKL, encoded by the coding sequence ATGATAGAGAATTATTTAGAAACTTTAAATTCAAGATTCCATGATTTCGATATAGAATACAGAAAGCAGGCGTATATAAATTATCTCAGATACCCTGATCCTGCCTATAAGGAGAGTCCAGATAAAAAAAGCTATGTTACCATCACGGAAAAGGACCTTGAGAGGATGGCCTTCGGTGAACTATCGGTATCCATAAAGAAGGAGGAGAAGATCGATAATGAATACGATCTTGTAGTTACCGATTCAGATTTCATTGTCAGCGGCCGGAAAAAGGATGTTTACATGTCCAGTATGAAGGCTGCCTTTACAGAAAAGCCAGATCTATTCCGGGACTACGCTGATAAGCTATTCGGCAAATACAATAAGGAAAACCTGATAAATTTTTCCTATGAAAATGGTTATTTTATCAGTGTCCCGGACAGTACAAAAACTGAATTGAAGATCCAGTCAATACAGGATTCCAATTCCTCATTTACCTTCAAGAATGTTATAGTTGTTGGGAAAAATTCATCAGTTGAAATCACTGACGTATACAGAAAACATGGAGATGGCAATGGAGTCCATGGCAGGAATATTTACATATTCTGCCTGGAGGGATCACATGTAAAATATAACTACATACAGGCAGAGGGGGAGGATACTGTTAATCTCACCTATCTCAGGCCGGTACTCTATGATAACTCTGAAATCAGGATAATAGATGTAAATACAGGGGGAAGCAGGGTGCTTTACAACCATGAAAGTGAGATGCATGCCAACACCACAATGAAATCCTATGGCGTAAACATTTCAAGGGCAGACCAGGAAATGGATATCTGGGATTCCAGCCTGCAGTACGGGAAATACTCCAACTGCGATATAAACATAAAGGGCGTTGTTCTGGACAGAAGCTCCACAATGCACAGGGGCAATATAGATATAGAACCCGATGGAATAAAATCAACAGGATTCTATGGTTCAGCAATACTTCTTATGTCAGAGGACGGAAAGGGCAATTCCAAGCCGGCACTGCTCATAAAGAACAACGATACGAAATCCAAGCATTCATCGGCAATATCCAGCCTTGATCCGGAGCAGATATTTTACCTTAGATCCAGGGGCCTTTCTGAGGAAGAGTCTAAAGATCTAATCATAAACGGATTCATAGGATACATAGCCGATATTACGGATAATGAGTTTCTAAAAAAGCAGCTGAACGATATATTAAAATTATGA